One stretch of Geoalkalibacter ferrihydriticus DSM 17813 DNA includes these proteins:
- the fliM gene encoding flagellar motor switch protein FliM has product MERILTKEEIAELLSAVNEGEIDTEEFGGEIDLPERGEPSRLDLLRLQDSGRWRFQNIDILLDGFARNYGMSLTNRLQSSVSVKRNDLETVEFETFLNNLPKNGLIGILRLDPLKAGGLLILDDQLSFSLLELMLGGTTRNKFTIFERAMTAIEINVIKGIIADACPDLKKAFAPLENLDCSLVKVETNPRLVTIVPPDSAMLVTRLTVRVDNLQGKLTLAIPHATLDPLREKLKESALGSGGGRRESLWSRRLQEEMGETEVTLAASLGKVTLSVRDILNFQVGDIIDLGCEPHSPLQIHVEERPKFAGLPGVKNGKKAVRITGQM; this is encoded by the coding sequence TTGGAACGGATACTGACCAAAGAAGAAATCGCCGAATTGCTCTCGGCGGTCAACGAGGGCGAAATCGACACCGAAGAATTCGGCGGCGAGATCGATCTGCCCGAGCGCGGCGAGCCCAGTCGGCTTGACCTGCTGCGCCTGCAGGATTCCGGGCGCTGGCGTTTCCAGAATATCGATATCCTCCTCGACGGTTTTGCGCGCAATTACGGCATGTCCCTGACCAACCGCCTGCAATCGTCCGTGTCGGTCAAGCGCAACGATCTGGAGACCGTCGAATTTGAGACATTTCTGAATAATCTGCCGAAAAATGGTTTGATCGGGATTCTGCGCCTTGATCCTCTCAAGGCCGGTGGCCTGCTGATTCTGGATGATCAACTTTCTTTCTCGCTGCTTGAGTTGATGCTTGGCGGCACCACCCGCAATAAGTTCACCATTTTCGAGCGGGCCATGACCGCCATTGAGATCAACGTCATTAAAGGCATTATCGCCGATGCCTGTCCGGATCTGAAAAAGGCCTTTGCGCCCCTGGAGAATCTTGACTGCTCGCTGGTCAAGGTTGAAACCAACCCGCGCCTGGTGACCATCGTGCCGCCTGATTCGGCGATGCTCGTCACCCGGCTCACGGTGCGGGTCGACAATTTGCAGGGCAAGCTGACCCTGGCCATTCCCCATGCCACCCTGGATCCCCTGCGGGAAAAGCTCAAGGAGAGTGCCTTGGGCAGCGGCGGCGGACGGCGCGAGTCCCTGTGGTCGCGACGTCTGCAGGAAGAAATGGGCGAAACCGAGGTGACCCTTGCCGCCTCTCTGGGCAAAGTTACTCTAAGCGTGCGCGACATTCTCAACTTCCAGGTCGGCGACATCATCGATCTGGGTTGCGAACCCCATTCG
- the fliL gene encoding flagellar basal body-associated protein FliL, with amino-acid sequence MAEKKKDEQEGGKKSGGKKGLIIAVVVLLAAGIGAGAYFMGSKGALPGAGGAAAAGSSNLASDAVGPMIEIEPFIVNILDNDGTRYLKAALTLEVETVAGRQEVIERMPQLRDAILLVTGNKTFDELNDLQGKLQLRAELLGRVNEILKRDRVRRIYFTEFVVQ; translated from the coding sequence ATGGCGGAAAAGAAGAAGGACGAGCAGGAAGGCGGCAAGAAATCCGGCGGCAAGAAGGGGCTGATCATCGCGGTGGTGGTTCTGCTGGCCGCCGGCATTGGCGCCGGCGCCTACTTCATGGGCAGCAAAGGCGCCCTGCCCGGCGCGGGAGGTGCCGCGGCGGCGGGTTCATCGAATCTGGCATCCGATGCCGTCGGGCCGATGATTGAAATCGAGCCGTTTATCGTCAACATCCTCGACAATGACGGAACCCGTTACCTCAAGGCGGCGCTCACCCTGGAGGTGGAAACCGTGGCCGGGCGCCAGGAGGTGATTGAACGTATGCCGCAATTGCGCGACGCCATTCTGCTGGTGACCGGCAACAAGACCTTCGATGAACTCAACGACCTGCAAGGTAAGCTGCAATTGCGCGCCGAGCTGCTCGGCCGGGTCAACGAGATCCTGAAGCGCGATCGGGTACGACGCATCTACTTCACCGAATTCGTCGTTCAGTAG
- a CDS encoding flagellar motor protein MotB has product MAEENNNGGAKKKKRPVAAGAPLWMVTYSDMVTLLLTFFVLLLSMAQLDQMKFKEVLGSLQGAFGVMASSNLTTVERPRIVEFLPIEDDYTARLYKRLIVQMQRLKLDRDITLVQDRGAVVLRVNDAVLFEAGQTEVRSEAYPVLRKVAEMVRPLPFNLRIEGHTDSVPVSRPGLSNWDYSVARAVSVLKFFGNEDLLPLERLAAVGYGEKRPLGSNDTAEGRALNRRVEFVLESTSSSREELPYLIDAREQMPF; this is encoded by the coding sequence GTGGCCGAAGAAAATAACAACGGCGGAGCGAAAAAGAAAAAGCGCCCTGTCGCCGCAGGCGCTCCCCTGTGGATGGTGACCTACAGCGACATGGTGACCCTGTTGCTGACCTTCTTCGTGCTGCTGCTGTCCATGGCACAGCTCGACCAGATGAAGTTCAAGGAAGTGTTGGGTTCTCTTCAGGGGGCTTTCGGGGTCATGGCCAGCTCCAACCTGACCACCGTTGAGCGACCGCGCATCGTCGAATTCCTGCCCATCGAGGATGATTATACCGCGCGGCTCTACAAACGGCTCATTGTACAGATGCAGCGCCTCAAGCTCGATCGCGACATCACCCTGGTGCAGGATCGCGGCGCGGTGGTTCTGCGGGTCAACGACGCGGTGCTGTTCGAGGCGGGGCAGACCGAGGTGCGCTCCGAGGCCTACCCGGTCTTGCGCAAGGTGGCCGAAATGGTTCGGCCACTGCCTTTCAATCTGCGTATCGAGGGGCACACGGATTCAGTGCCGGTAAGCCGACCCGGATTGAGCAACTGGGATTATTCCGTCGCCCGTGCCGTGTCGGTGCTCAAGTTTTTCGGCAACGAAGACCTGTTGCCCCTGGAGCGGCTCGCGGCGGTCGGCTATGGCGAAAAGCGCCCCCTGGGCTCCAACGACACTGCCGAGGGCCGCGCCCTGAACCGGCGCGTCGAATTCGTGCTCGAGAGCACCAGCTCGTCACGCGAAGAACTTCCCTATCTCATCGATGCGCGTGAGCAGATGCCGTTTTAA
- a CDS encoding motility protein A — protein sequence MRPDRGALKQFVAFPAFVARHLLNQGCRGSQVEARHNENTTESRFSIMDLSTILGIIAAFGLMIMAITSGSGITLFIDFAALTVVAGGTMGATLVHYPFREVMRAFAVLKKTFFHTDESPTETIEALIRYSNKARKEGILSLQAVVSEIRDPFFVKGVQMAVDGQEPEAMKEMLDREIEYIMERHGEGADIFVAMGTYAPAMGMIGTLIGLVQMLQTMEDPSTIGPAMAMALLTTFYGAVMANVLFIPMSGKLRNRSQSEILKKTLISEGMKSILAGENPRIMEQKLHAFVAPKFRESFFNKKKG from the coding sequence ATGCGCCCCGACAGAGGGGCGCTAAAGCAATTCGTGGCATTTCCCGCCTTCGTGGCACGGCATTTGCTCAATCAGGGTTGCCGGGGCTCGCAGGTTGAAGCCCGGCATAATGAGAACACGACCGAATCGAGGTTTTCCATCATGGATCTCTCCACCATTCTGGGCATCATCGCCGCCTTTGGCCTGATGATCATGGCCATCACTTCCGGCAGCGGCATCACGCTTTTTATCGACTTCGCGGCCTTGACCGTGGTGGCCGGCGGCACTATGGGCGCGACCCTGGTGCATTATCCTTTCCGTGAGGTGATGCGGGCCTTTGCCGTACTCAAGAAGACGTTTTTCCACACCGACGAGTCGCCCACGGAAACGATCGAGGCGCTGATCCGCTACTCGAATAAGGCGCGCAAGGAAGGCATTCTTTCGCTGCAAGCGGTGGTTTCCGAAATCCGGGACCCCTTTTTCGTCAAGGGGGTGCAAATGGCGGTGGACGGCCAGGAACCCGAGGCGATGAAGGAAATGCTCGACCGCGAGATCGAATATATCATGGAGCGCCACGGCGAAGGCGCCGACATTTTTGTCGCCATGGGCACTTACGCTCCGGCCATGGGCATGATCGGCACCCTCATCGGGCTGGTGCAGATGCTCCAGACCATGGAAGACCCCTCAACCATCGGCCCGGCCATGGCCATGGCGCTGCTCACGACTTTTTACGGCGCGGTCATGGCCAACGTGCTTTTCATTCCCATGTCGGGCAAGCTGCGCAACCGCTCGCAGTCGGAAATCCTCAAAAAGACCCTGATCTCCGAAGGCATGAAGTCGATCCTGGCCGGCGAGAACCCGCGCATCATGGAGCAGAAGCTCCATGCCTTCGTGGCGCCTAAGTTCCGCGAAAGCTTTTTCAACAAGAAAAAGGGGTAG
- the flgF gene encoding flagellar basal-body rod protein FlgF, with product MGISSALYTGVSGLNTNGNAMSVLGNNIANTNTIGFKSSRTIFSDLLSANISGSGGASQVGRGTQLSVVDNIFSQGTFENTESNTDLAIEGDGFFIVKAPGGQQDFYTRAGAFRFNEQGFLVNPEGFRVQGKAFEADGTLGIGDPAEIRVDTGTLIPARPTSEINLTTNLDSNAPVVAGGFDPLNPMGTSSYATSIPVYDTLGNTHLLSTYFTKTDANEWQWNTVVDGAEIGGTPGDLTVVGTGTLEFDTGGNLTSGQSGSLIPGVLTWVNGASTQDIDLSFNTTQYSSDSIVISQGQNGFGAGSLVRIAIDGDGIVTANYSNGERIRVAQIALAKFPNTNGLTKEGSNLYASSANSGDPRVGVPGAELGKIFTNALEQSNVDLAQEFVKMITTQRGFQANSRIITTTDEMLGELINLKR from the coding sequence ATGGGTATTTCCAGCGCACTGTACACCGGCGTTTCCGGCCTCAACACCAATGGCAACGCCATGAGCGTACTCGGCAACAACATCGCCAACACCAACACCATCGGCTTCAAGTCGAGCCGTACCATTTTCTCCGATCTGCTCTCGGCCAACATCTCGGGTTCGGGCGGCGCCTCCCAGGTCGGTCGCGGCACCCAGCTTTCGGTGGTCGACAACATCTTCAGCCAGGGCACCTTCGAAAATACCGAATCCAACACCGATCTGGCCATCGAGGGTGACGGCTTCTTCATCGTCAAGGCGCCCGGCGGTCAGCAGGATTTCTACACCCGCGCCGGGGCGTTCCGTTTTAACGAGCAGGGCTTTCTGGTCAATCCCGAAGGCTTTCGCGTGCAGGGCAAGGCCTTTGAGGCCGACGGCACCCTGGGCATCGGCGATCCCGCGGAGATTCGCGTCGATACCGGAACGCTGATTCCGGCGCGGCCCACCAGCGAGATCAATCTGACCACCAACCTCGATTCCAATGCGCCCGTCGTCGCGGGCGGCTTTGATCCTCTCAATCCCATGGGGACTTCGAGCTACGCGACCTCGATACCGGTTTACGATACTCTCGGCAATACCCATCTGCTTTCGACGTATTTCACCAAGACCGATGCCAATGAGTGGCAGTGGAATACCGTGGTGGATGGTGCGGAAATCGGCGGCACTCCGGGCGATCTGACGGTGGTTGGCACCGGCACCCTGGAATTCGATACCGGTGGCAATCTCACCAGCGGCCAGAGCGGATCCCTCATCCCCGGTGTTCTCACCTGGGTCAACGGCGCCAGCACTCAGGATATCGACCTGAGTTTCAACACCACCCAGTACAGCAGTGACTCCATCGTCATCTCTCAGGGCCAGAACGGCTTCGGCGCCGGCAGTCTGGTGCGCATCGCCATCGACGGCGATGGCATCGTCACCGCCAACTACTCCAACGGCGAGCGCATTCGTGTCGCTCAGATCGCTCTGGCCAAATTTCCCAATACCAACGGTCTGACCAAGGAGGGCAGCAACCTCTACGCCTCTTCGGCCAATTCGGGCGATCCGCGCGTCGGAGTTCCCGGTGCCGAGTTGGGCAAAATCTTCACCAATGCCCTGGAGCAGTCCAACGTCGACCTGGCGCAGGAATTTGTCAAGATGATCACCACCCAGCGCGGCTTTCAGGCCAACTCGCGCATCATTACCACCACCGACGAGATGCTCGGGGAACTGATCAATCTCAAACGCTAA
- a CDS encoding TIGR02530 family flagellar biosynthesis protein: MSDKFTLYTPPVYPTAPQPPPPGARQPAKPQGTSFDEVLRGQLKGPQELQFSRHALARMESRGINFGPAEMGRIESAVQSVQAKGGRDSLVMLDGNALVVSVKNSTVVTVVDQQSLKNNVFTNIDSAIIA, translated from the coding sequence ATGAGCGATAAATTTACACTGTATACCCCGCCGGTCTATCCGACGGCGCCCCAACCGCCGCCCCCAGGTGCCCGGCAGCCGGCCAAGCCGCAGGGGACGTCCTTCGACGAGGTGTTGCGCGGTCAACTCAAGGGCCCGCAGGAACTGCAGTTCTCCCGTCACGCCCTGGCGCGCATGGAAAGCCGCGGCATCAACTTCGGCCCTGCGGAGATGGGGCGCATCGAAAGCGCCGTCCAATCCGTCCAGGCCAAGGGCGGACGCGATTCGCTGGTCATGCTCGACGGCAACGCCCTGGTGGTCAGCGTAAAAAATTCCACCGTCGTCACCGTTGTCGATCAGCAAAGCCTCAAAAACAACGTCTTCACCAACATCGACAGCGCAATCATCGCCTGA
- a CDS encoding flagellar hook assembly protein FlgD translates to MTMIADTQAVATGSLTKSLAGGSVMGKDDFLLLLVTQLQNQDPMDPQDPTEFTAQLAQFSSLEQLFAINDNLGLMAGSSIEMERLSALSMIGKEAVSGGGFFNFNGSSATLGYQLEVGAHEASLHVLDATGRNVANLPASGTNPGEHFLTWDGTGLNGQKVAPGEYQVVARALNANEETIPTKPLVKSVITGVDMLGGTNWLVSDNGNFRLKDIVSVRDL, encoded by the coding sequence ATGACAATGATCGCGGATACCCAGGCCGTCGCGACCGGCAGCCTGACCAAATCCCTCGCGGGCGGCTCGGTCATGGGCAAGGACGACTTTCTGCTCCTGCTCGTGACCCAGTTGCAGAACCAGGATCCCATGGATCCTCAGGATCCCACCGAGTTCACCGCGCAGTTGGCGCAGTTCAGCTCCCTGGAGCAGCTCTTCGCCATCAACGACAACCTCGGCCTGATGGCCGGCAGCTCCATTGAGATGGAACGGCTCTCGGCCCTCTCCATGATCGGCAAAGAAGCTGTGTCCGGCGGCGGATTTTTTAACTTCAACGGTTCTTCGGCAACCCTCGGTTACCAGCTCGAAGTTGGCGCCCACGAGGCGAGCCTGCATGTGCTCGACGCTACCGGGCGCAATGTCGCCAATCTGCCGGCATCCGGCACCAATCCCGGCGAACACTTCCTCACCTGGGACGGCACCGGACTCAACGGCCAGAAAGTCGCCCCCGGCGAATACCAGGTGGTGGCCCGTGCCCTCAATGCAAACGAGGAGACGATCCCCACCAAACCCCTGGTCAAAAGCGTCATCACCGGGGTCGATATGCTCGGCGGCACCAACTGGCTGGTTTCCGACAACGGCAATTTCCGTCTCAAGGATATCGTCAGCGTAAGGGACCTCTAA
- a CDS encoding flagellar hook-length control protein FliK produces the protein MQTLMIDMAQLLPMANAVQAPGPGAGKTDFAQMLQLFADSQGQAAELLSPFVFHEQNQGGLPTDLFAPLADLLQAQLADLPQELQAQSPELQELFFLLQQGVLPEMPVAQALNAPAQQQNQEVVPAPVLGSKYAAAPPAPGAQFTAQHPFGGAARPDPAPQAEMAQAESVPRGQVSGTNGETTAPGAVIPVGRRPGDVLFPEARAVVLEPTADQGRRLEPEAAPLRTLRQDLGGRAERELTDARFAALIAPRTLQGEAPRVGEGSRLDAFLSQAEAAGEDSSRVQGAASRQGQSDLGSLLHRGAPQSFPLPAAAPPAETGTAFSVEAQRAQTAGVDPTPSQGLKLPSGATVPENHVLNQVMERLQVRNTGERSVMTLRLNPKELGELRMELVMEKGVLKAQILAQNTQVQEVLERNLFRLREALEGQGVKIESFEVGLDDGRRNGGQHGFEQRPEQAFEEPRKAVRVAADLERESERPAAVTGAGAGINLRI, from the coding sequence ATGCAAACTCTGATGATCGATATGGCACAGCTTCTGCCCATGGCAAACGCTGTTCAGGCGCCCGGTCCCGGGGCGGGCAAGACGGACTTTGCCCAGATGTTGCAGCTGTTCGCGGATTCTCAGGGGCAGGCCGCGGAATTGCTTTCGCCCTTTGTCTTTCACGAGCAGAATCAGGGCGGGCTGCCGACGGACCTGTTCGCGCCCCTGGCGGATCTTCTGCAGGCGCAGTTGGCGGATCTTCCGCAGGAGCTGCAAGCGCAGAGTCCAGAATTGCAGGAACTGTTTTTCCTCCTGCAGCAGGGTGTCTTGCCGGAAATGCCGGTGGCGCAAGCACTGAATGCTCCAGCGCAGCAACAAAACCAAGAGGTTGTTCCCGCGCCGGTGCTTGGTTCTAAGTACGCCGCAGCTCCGCCGGCTCCCGGGGCGCAGTTCACCGCACAACATCCCTTCGGCGGTGCCGCGCGGCCGGATCCTGCTCCTCAGGCTGAAATGGCGCAGGCTGAGTCCGTCCCTCGTGGGCAGGTTTCCGGCACAAATGGGGAAACGACCGCGCCCGGCGCGGTAATCCCTGTTGGTCGGCGCCCGGGAGATGTTCTGTTCCCCGAGGCGCGCGCGGTTGTCCTTGAGCCGACGGCGGACCAAGGTCGCCGACTCGAGCCGGAAGCGGCTCCTTTGCGAACCTTGCGCCAGGATCTGGGCGGCAGGGCGGAGCGTGAACTCACGGATGCGCGATTCGCCGCACTGATTGCTCCACGTACCCTGCAGGGCGAAGCCCCCCGCGTGGGTGAAGGGAGCCGTCTCGACGCGTTTCTCTCCCAGGCAGAGGCCGCCGGTGAGGACAGCAGTCGGGTGCAGGGTGCCGCTTCTCGCCAGGGGCAATCCGATCTGGGATCACTGCTTCATCGTGGCGCGCCCCAGTCGTTTCCGTTGCCCGCCGCAGCGCCGCCTGCGGAAACCGGTACGGCCTTTTCCGTCGAAGCCCAGCGCGCCCAGACGGCAGGTGTCGACCCGACTCCGTCCCAGGGACTCAAGCTGCCTTCGGGAGCCACGGTCCCCGAAAACCATGTCCTCAACCAAGTCATGGAGCGGCTCCAGGTGCGCAACACAGGTGAGCGCAGCGTCATGACACTGCGGCTCAATCCCAAGGAGCTCGGGGAACTGCGTATGGAACTGGTGATGGAAAAAGGTGTTCTCAAAGCCCAGATCCTGGCTCAGAACACCCAGGTTCAAGAGGTGCTGGAGCGCAACCTGTTCCGTCTGCGTGAAGCTCTGGAAGGGCAGGGCGTCAAAATCGAGAGCTTCGAGGTCGGTCTTGACGACGGCCGGCGCAACGGTGGGCAGCACGGCTTCGAACAGCGCCCCGAGCAGGCTTTCGAGGAACCGCGCAAGGCCGTCCGCGTGGCGGCAGATCTGGAAAGAGAATCTGAACGCCCGGCAGCGGTTACCGGCGCGGGCGCAGGCATCAACCTGCGTATCTGA
- a CDS encoding MotE family protein, with translation MNPLLILSILMCGLLMLTPASGQAGSVEERRILTELQEQRRALQERDKKLDQREIELKTLQAEVDKKLDELRQWREELAGMLAQKDAAEIAKAQELSKMYERMDPASAARIITTLDKDLAVAILEGMRAKSAGRILATMDYEVASQLTISYSSLEQ, from the coding sequence ATGAACCCTTTGCTGATACTGTCGATTTTGATGTGCGGCCTGCTGATGCTGACGCCAGCGAGCGGTCAGGCCGGCTCGGTGGAGGAGCGCCGCATCCTTACGGAACTGCAGGAGCAGCGCCGCGCCCTGCAAGAAAGAGACAAGAAGCTCGATCAGCGCGAAATCGAGCTAAAGACTCTGCAGGCCGAAGTCGATAAGAAACTCGATGAGCTGCGGCAGTGGCGCGAGGAACTGGCCGGCATGCTCGCGCAGAAGGACGCCGCGGAAATCGCCAAAGCCCAAGAGCTGAGCAAAATGTACGAACGTATGGACCCCGCCAGCGCCGCGCGCATCATTACCACCCTCGACAAGGATCTGGCCGTGGCCATCCTGGAGGGCATGCGCGCCAAATCCGCCGGGCGCATTCTGGCGACAATGGACTACGAAGTCGCCTCGCAACTGACAATTTCCTATTCCTCGCTGGAGCAATAA
- the fliJ gene encoding flagellar export protein FliJ: MKNSFKLQPVLNYRQILEDQAKQDLARSLQQEADLLLKLTREEQELGDLYRELEERQRAGIRCEHLLLFQNRISHKVETLAQLVEDMERLQQQILRKRRHLTEAGRDKKLLEKLKEKKRLEFEEESKRREAIVLDEIAVQFHRR; the protein is encoded by the coding sequence ATGAAAAACTCGTTCAAACTGCAACCCGTACTCAACTATCGGCAAATTCTCGAAGATCAGGCGAAACAAGACCTTGCGCGCAGCCTGCAACAGGAGGCCGACCTTTTGCTCAAGCTCACCCGCGAAGAGCAGGAACTGGGCGACCTTTATCGTGAATTGGAGGAGCGCCAGCGCGCCGGCATCCGCTGCGAGCACCTGTTGTTGTTCCAGAACCGCATTAGTCACAAGGTGGAGACTCTTGCGCAACTGGTCGAAGACATGGAGCGTCTGCAGCAGCAGATCCTGCGCAAGCGCCGCCACCTCACCGAAGCTGGCCGCGACAAAAAGCTTCTGGAAAAGCTCAAGGAGAAAAAACGCCTGGAATTCGAGGAGGAAAGCAAACGCCGAGAAGCTATTGTGCTCGATGAGATCGCGGTTCAGTTTCACAGGAGATAA
- a CDS encoding FliI/YscN family ATPase, producing MEALLDSIRAVPALRVLGKVTRIVGLIVEGSCPQASVGTLCEIQPLDGGPGVPAEVVGFRDSQALLMPLGELRGLGPGSLIRVRRSSATLAVHEGLLGRVIGAMGEPLDGGPALTGGSEMPLYSLPPGPMERKKIEQPLDLGVRSINALLTSGLGQRMGIMAGSGVGKSVLLGMMAKHARADVNVIALIGERGREVMEFMERDLGPEGLARSVVVVATSDQSPLLRMRGAFVATTVAEYFCGQGAEVLLMMDSVTRFAMAMREVGLAVGEPPTTKGYTPSVFATLPKLLERAGSFRGRGSITGLYTVLVEGDDMNEPIADSVRSILDGHIVLSRALAAKNHYPCIDILASASRVMRDIISADHLKYAGQVREILATYKEAEDLVNIGAYAKGSNAKIDYALTRIDAVIEFLRQSMDEKVDLETTLAEMEALVLDRRKELR from the coding sequence ATGGAAGCATTGCTCGATAGCATTCGCGCCGTGCCGGCCCTGCGGGTCCTCGGCAAGGTGACGCGCATCGTCGGCCTGATTGTCGAGGGATCCTGCCCGCAGGCCTCGGTGGGCACTCTCTGTGAAATCCAACCCCTTGACGGCGGCCCCGGCGTACCCGCCGAGGTGGTGGGTTTTCGCGACTCCCAGGCGCTGCTCATGCCCTTGGGCGAACTGCGCGGCCTGGGGCCCGGCAGTCTGATCCGCGTGCGCCGCTCCAGCGCGACGCTGGCGGTTCATGAGGGACTGCTGGGGCGGGTCATCGGCGCCATGGGCGAGCCTCTCGACGGGGGCCCGGCCCTGACGGGGGGGAGCGAAATGCCTCTTTATTCCCTGCCGCCCGGACCCATGGAGCGAAAGAAAATAGAGCAACCTCTGGATCTGGGAGTGCGCTCCATCAATGCTCTGCTGACCAGCGGCCTGGGGCAGCGCATGGGCATCATGGCCGGGTCGGGCGTTGGTAAAAGCGTGCTGCTCGGCATGATGGCCAAGCATGCCCGCGCCGACGTCAATGTGATCGCCCTCATCGGCGAGCGTGGTCGCGAGGTCATGGAATTCATGGAACGCGATCTGGGGCCCGAGGGTCTGGCGCGCTCGGTGGTGGTGGTCGCCACCTCCGATCAATCGCCGCTGCTGCGCATGCGCGGCGCCTTTGTCGCCACCACCGTGGCCGAATATTTCTGCGGCCAGGGCGCCGAGGTGCTGCTGATGATGGACTCGGTGACGCGTTTTGCCATGGCCATGCGCGAAGTCGGCCTGGCCGTCGGCGAACCGCCTACCACCAAAGGCTACACCCCTTCGGTCTTCGCCACCCTGCCCAAACTTCTCGAGCGCGCCGGCTCCTTTCGTGGCCGCGGCAGCATCACCGGTCTTTATACCGTGTTGGTCGAAGGCGACGACATGAACGAGCCCATCGCTGATTCGGTGCGCTCCATTCTCGACGGCCACATTGTGCTCTCGCGCGCGCTGGCGGCGAAAAATCACTATCCCTGCATTGATATCCTGGCCTCGGCCAGCCGCGTCATGCGCGACATCATCTCCGCCGATCACCTCAAATACGCCGGGCAGGTGCGCGAAATTCTCGCCACCTATAAAGAGGCGGAGGATCTGGTCAACATCGGTGCCTACGCCAAGGGAAGCAACGCCAAGATCGACTACGCCCTGACCCGCATCGATGCGGTGATCGAATTTCTGCGCCAGAGCATGGACGAAAAGGTCGACCTGGAGACCACCCTGGCCGAAATGGAGGCTTTGGTGCTCGACCGCCGCAAAGAGCTGCGCTGA
- a CDS encoding flagellar assembly protein FliH, with amino-acid sequence MSRVFRVSEPAGLKTLRFLDFDEQSEGQGGLGVFVEDEPAARALVVDTPGSGAPGAAITREQLEEARSAGYRQALDEGAAALVSAADALSQALNEVTRLRASLLKNSTEDMVQLVMAISEQVIGAEVATRPEFVFDTLKSALQNALKADEYEVRVHPDDLAQVVEHKPLFLAAVSGLRELRFGADAKISRGGCIVESRLGQVDATIDSRLDEIRSRLQEHLGAR; translated from the coding sequence TTGTCTAGAGTCTTTCGCGTCAGCGAACCCGCGGGTCTCAAAACCCTGCGCTTTCTTGATTTCGATGAACAGAGCGAAGGTCAGGGGGGGCTCGGGGTGTTCGTCGAAGACGAGCCTGCCGCCCGCGCTCTGGTGGTCGACACGCCGGGCTCCGGCGCGCCGGGTGCAGCCATAACCCGTGAGCAGCTTGAAGAGGCGCGCAGCGCGGGGTACCGCCAGGCCCTTGATGAAGGCGCCGCCGCCCTGGTGAGCGCGGCCGACGCCTTGAGCCAGGCCCTCAACGAGGTCACCCGCCTGCGCGCGAGCTTACTTAAAAACAGCACCGAGGACATGGTGCAGCTGGTAATGGCGATTTCCGAGCAGGTCATCGGCGCGGAGGTCGCCACGCGACCCGAGTTCGTCTTTGATACCCTGAAAAGCGCCCTGCAGAATGCCCTCAAGGCCGACGAGTACGAGGTGCGGGTGCATCCCGATGATCTGGCGCAGGTTGTTGAACACAAACCGCTGTTTCTGGCGGCGGTGAGCGGCCTTCGCGAATTGCGTTTCGGCGCCGACGCAAAGATCTCGCGCGGCGGCTGCATCGTTGAATCGCGCCTCGGTCAGGTCGATGCAACCATCGACAGTCGTCTCGACGAAATCCGCAGTCGCTTGCAAGAGCATCTCGGAGCGCGCTGA